In Carassius carassius chromosome 7, fCarCar2.1, whole genome shotgun sequence, one genomic interval encodes:
- the LOC132143537 gene encoding tyrosine-protein phosphatase non-receptor type 9-like isoform X2, translating into MTAVKFLMARKFDVSRAIDLFQAYKNTRIKEGIYNINPNEEPLRSELLSGKFTVLPGRDAKGAALALFTARLHRPDLTTHKAVLQAIIYQLDKAIESVQTQRDGLIFIYDMTNSTYANFDYELCVKILNLLKGAFPARLKCVFIVSSPLWFRAPFAVLRLFVREKLRERVCTVKAHELVNHIPVSSLPEHLGGSSQYSHIAWIQSCVNSSPNHPNNSPYVTADCLGSLLRSYSMEHGQNTSADPLTANTSGATLLGDGLNSNCPILDDGNANLQNHRTAGHAHWNGSVLPGSGGILGSNANVVNGRGWQPPPQSDTPPDTPLHQKHTAGAIIPGDNGTVGVEGACLDYSRQDGNGAEDYRQDVEFLEEEVGGGDGVPPLPLKSRPAPLHHSSAPDMSWLPGTETAELSVHVAEPGGMSVHDLVQHVKRKKKKGIYQEYEEIRKEPPAGTFDYSKKASNQIKNRYSDVLCLDQSRVRLCLLNNEDDETSDYINASFMDGYKRSNAYVATQGPLPKTFGDFWRMVWEQMVLIIVMTTRVVERGRVKCGQYWPLEAGRTEDYGYFLVRNVNIEMFQDFKLSHLELFNTQTGECREVSHYLYMSWPDFGVPKSASAMLDFRAHVKQRQESSLRTLYPDWTGPPEGPPVVVHCSAGIGRTGTFCTLDICLSRLEDIGTVDIKQTVRRMRTQRAFSIQTWDQYYFCYKAVIEYAQQSSLLQPVEWSDNELETDSE; encoded by the exons CCTGGTCGGGACGCGAAAGGTGCGGCTTTGGCACTTTTTACAGCACGTCTCCATCGGCCAGACCTCACTACCCATAAGGCTGTTCTTCAGGCCATTATATATCAGCTGGACAAGGCCATTGAGAG CGTTCAGACACAGAGAGATGGGCTCATTTTCATCTATGATATGACTAACTCCACATACGCCAATTTTGACTATGAGCTTTGCGTCAAGATTTTGAATCTGCttaaa GGGGCTTTCCCTGCTCGTCTGAAATGTGTCTTTATTGTGTCGTCTCCGCTGTGGTTCAGAGCACCGTTTGCGGTACTCCGTCTGTTTGTGAGAGAGAAACTGAGAGAGAGG GTGTGTACTGTAAAAGCCCACGAACTGGTCAATCACATACCGGTCAGCTCTCTTCCAGAACATTTGGGTGGCTCGTCACAGTATAGTCACATTGCTTGGATCCAGTCCTGTGTCAACTCCAGCCCCAATCACCCCAATAACTCACCCTACGTCACTGCGGACTGCTTGGGCAGTCTGCTCCGCTCCTACTCCATGGAGCATGGCCAGAACACTTCAGCAGACCCCTTAACTGCCAATACTTCAGGGGCCACTCTTCTGGGAGATGGACTGAACTCAAACTGCCCCATACTGGATGACGGAAATGCCAACCTGCAGAACCACAGGACAGCGGGGCATGCACATTGGAACGGTTCTGTACTGCCAGGTTCTGGGGGAATCTTGGGGTCCAACGCCAATGTCGTCAATGGCCGTGGCTGGCAGCCGCCACCACAGTCAGACACTCCCCCAGACACACCGCTGCATCAAAAACACACAGCAGGTGCCATAATACCAGGAGATAACGGGACTGTTGGTGTGGAAGGTGCATGTTTGGACTACAGTAGGCAGGATGGCAATGGTGCTGAGGACTACCGACAGGATGTTGAGTTTCTGGAAGAGGAAGTGGGCGGGGGAGATGGTGTTCCACCCCTCCCACTGAAATCAAGGCCAGCTCCTCTCCATCACAGCTCTGCCCCAGATATGAGCTGGTTACCGGGAACGGAAACGGCTGAATTGTCGGTACATGTGGCTGAGCCAGGCGGAATGAGCGTGCACGATCTGGTGCAGCATGTGAAACGTAAAAAGAAAAAGGGCATTTATCAGGAGTATGAGGAGATCCGCAAAGAACCTCCTGCTGGAACCTTTGACTACTCTAA GAAAGCCTCTAACCAGATAAAGAATCGCTACAGTGATGTCCTTTGCCTTGACCAATCACGTGTTCGACTTTGTCTGCTCAACAATGAGGATGACGAG ACATCTGACTACATAAATGCAAGTTTCATGGATGGTTACAAGAGGAGCAATGCTTACGTCGCCACTCAGG GGCCTTTGCCAAAAACATTTGGAGACTTTTGGCGAATGGTGTGGGAGCAAATGGTTTTAATAATTGTTATGACTACAAG AGTTGTAGAGCGAGGCCGAGTGAAATGCGGACAGTACTGGCCATTAGAGGCTGGCCGCACTGAGGATTATGGGTACTTTTTGGTGAGAAATGTCAATATTGAGATGTTTCAGGACTTTAAGCTGTCACACCTGGAGCTCTTCAACACTCAG ACGGGGGAATGTAGGGAAGTGTCTCATTATCTCTACATGAGCTGGCCAGATTTTGGTGTTCCGAAGTCAGCGTCGGCCATGTTGGATTTCCGGGCACATGTGAAACAGAGACAAGAGTCCTCATTACGAACACTGTATCCTGATTGGACGGGACCCCCAGAAGGCCCCCCTGTGGTGGTGCACTGCAGCGCAGGCATCGGCCGAACAG GCACCTTTTGTACTTTGGACATTTGTCTCTCTCGTCTGGAGGACATCGGGACAGTGGACATTAAGCAGACGGTGCGTCGCATGCGGACACAGCGTGCCTTCAGCATCCAAACGTGGGACCAGTACTACTTTTGCTATAAAGCAGTGATCGAGTACGCCCAACAGAGCAGCCTGCTGCAGCCCGTGGAGTGGTCCGACAACGAGCTGGAGACCGACAGCGAGTAA